In one window of Microtus ochrogaster isolate Prairie Vole_2 unplaced genomic scaffold, MicOch1.0 UNK56, whole genome shotgun sequence DNA:
- the Tmem258 gene encoding transmembrane protein 258 isoform X1 — protein sequence MELEAMSRYTSPVNPAVFPHLTVVLLAIGMFFTAWFFVYEVTSTKYTRDIYKELLISLVASLFMGFGVLFLLLWVGIYV from the exons ATG gAGCTCGAGGCCATGAGTAGGTACACCAGCCCTGTCAACCCAGCCGTCTTCCCACACCTGACTGTGGTACTTCTGGCCATCGGCATGTTCTTCACCGCCTGGTTCTTCGT TTACGAGGTCACCTCCACCAAGTACACTCGTGACATTTACAAAGAGCTCCTCATCTCCTTGGTGGCGTCACTCTTCATGGGCTTTGgagtcctcttcctcctgctctgggTTGGCATCTACGTATGA
- the Fen1 gene encoding flap endonuclease 1, which produces MGIQGLAKLIADVAPSAIRENDIKSYFGRKVAIDASMSIYQFLIAVRQGGDVLQNEEGETTSHLMGMFYRTIRMMENGIKPVYVFDGKPPQLKSGELAKRSERRAEAEKQLQQAQEAGVEEEVEKFTKRLVKVTKQHNDECKHLLSLMGIPYLDAPSEAEASCAALVKAGKVYAAATEDMDCLTFGSPVLMRHLTASEAKKLPIQEFHLSRVLQELGLNQEQFVDLCILLGSDYCESIRGIGPKRAVDLIQKHKSIEEIVRRLDPNKYPIPENWLHKEAQQLFLEPEVLDPESVELKWSEPNEEELVKFMCGEKQFSEERIRSGVKRLSKSRQGSTQGRLDDFFKVTGSLSSAKRKEPEPKGPAKKKAKTGGAGKFKRGK; this is translated from the coding sequence ATGGGAATTCAAGGCCTTGCCAAACTGATTGCTGATGTGGCTCCCAGTGCCATCCGGGAGAATGACATCAAGAGCTACTTCGGTCGCAAGGTGGCCATTGATGCCTCTATGAGCATTTACCAGTTCCTTATTGCTGTTCGTCAGGGTGGGGATGTGCTGCAGAATGAGGAGGGGGAGACCACCAGCCACCTGATGGGCATGTTCTACCGTACCATCCGCATGATGGAGAATGGCATCAAGCCTGTATATGTCTTTGATGGCAAACCACCACAGCTGAAGTCAGGTGAGCTGGCCAAACGCAGTGAGAGGCGCGCCGAGGCCGAGAAGCAGCTGCAGCAGGCTCAGGAGGCTGGggtagaggaggaggtggaaaagtTCACAAAGCGGCTGGTGAAGGTTACCAAGCAACACAATGATGAGTGCAAACACCTGCTGAGTCTCATGGGCATCCCATACCTTGATGCACCCAGTGAGGCAGAGGCTAGCTGCGCTGCCCTGGTGAAGGCTGGCAAAGTCTATGCTGCAGCCACCGAGGACATGGACTGCCTCACTTTTGGCAGCCCTGTACTAATGCGACATCTGACTGCCAGTGAGGCCAAGAAGCTGCCCATCCAGGAGTTCCACCTGAGCCGAGTCCTGCAGGAGCTGGGTCTGAACCAGGAGCAgtttgtggatctctgcatcctgCTGGGAAGTGACTACTGTGAGAGCATCCGGGGCATCGGGCCCAAGCGGGCTGTGGACCTCATCCAGAAGCATAAGAGCATCGAGGAGATTGTGCGGCGACTGGACCCCAACAAGTACCCCATTCCAGAGAACTGGCTCCACAAAGAAGCGCAGCAGCTCTTCCTGGAGCCTGAGGTGCTGGACCCAGAGTCTGTGGAGCTGAAGTGGAGCGAGCCGAATGAAGAAGAGTTGGTCAAATTCATGTGTGGTGAAAAGCAGTTTTCTGAGGAGCGAATTCGCAGTGGGGTCAAGCGGCTGAGTAAGAGCCGCCAGGGCAGCACCCAGGGTCGTCTCGATGATTTCTTCAAGGTGACTGGCTCTCTCTCCTCCGCCAAGCGCAAGGAGCCAGAACCCAAGGGACCCgctaagaagaaagcaaagactgGGGGAGCTGGGAAgtttaaaaggggaaaataa